The Paenibacillus dendritiformis region GAGCGCACGCTCGGACCGACGCGCCAAGCGATGCAGGATGCGGGCATGACCCCATCCGATATCGACAAAATCGTCCTTGTCGGCGGATCGACCCGGATTCCAGCCGTCCAGGAAGCTATCAAAAAATTGACCGGCAAAGATCCGCATAAAGGCGTGAATCCGGATGAAGTCGTCGCCTTGGGCGCAGCCGTGCAAGCGGGCGTGCTGACAGGCGATGTGAAGGACGTCGTCCTGCTCGACGTCACTCCGCTCTCCCTCGGTATCGAGACAGCGGGCGGCGTATTTACGAAGATGATCGAGCGCAATACGACGATCCCGACGAGCAAGTCACAGATCTTCTCGACGTATGCGGACAATCAGACGAGTGTCGAGATCCATGTCCTGCAAGGGGAGCGCTCCATGGCGGCGGACAACAAGACGCTGGGACGCTTCATGCTGGGAGACATCCCGCCGGCGCCGCGCGGCGTGCCGCAGATCGAAGTTACGTTCGATATCGATGCGAACGGCATCGTCAAGGTATCCGCTCAGGATAAAGGAACCGGCAAGATGCAGAACATTACGATTACCTCCTCCAGCGGCTTGAATGACGAGGAGATCGACCGCATGATGAAGGAAGCGGAATTGCATGCGGAAGAAGACAAGAAGCGCAAAGAAATGGTCGAAGTGAAGAACAACGCCGACCAATTGGTATATACGACAGAGAAAACGTTGAAGGACTTGGGCGACAAGGTCGACCAAGCCGAGATCGACAAGGCGAACGAAGCCAAGGAAAATGTGAAAAAGGCGCTCGAAAGCGACAATATCGACGACATCAAAGCGGCAACCGAGAAGCTGTCTGAAGTCGTGCAGCAATTGTCCGTCAAGCTGTATGAGCAGGCGGCGCAAGCGCAGCAAGCCGGTCAAGAGCAAGCGAATGACGGTGCGGCCAAAAAAGATAATGTAGTCGATGCGGATTACGAAGTCGTGGACGAAGACAAGAAATAAGCGCGGATGGACAGGGTCAAAGCCGGGTTTCACCCGGCTTTGGCTTTGCCTGTTTACAATGAAGAATGCGGGACAGCACGGCGTTCGCGCCGTGATGCATCAACCCGGCAACCGATCCGTTCTGACGGCACACGGTGGAGCGGATGCATGGAACCGGGCTTTCAAGTTGCAATGGGGGTGGAAGAGTGGCGCAAAAGCGAGATTATTATGAAGTGCTCGGCGTAAGCAAAGGAGCAGGCGAGGATGAAATCAAAAAAGCCTACCGCAAGCTTGCGCGTCAATATCACCCTGACGTGAACAAGGCAGCGGACGCGGAAGAGAAGTTCAAGGAAGTCAAGGAAGCGTACGATGTGCTTGGGGACGATCAGAAGCGGGCGATGTATGACCAGTACGGGCATGTAGATCCGAATCAAGGCATGGGCGGAGGCGGGTTCTCCGGCGATTTCGGCGGATTCGGCGATATATTCGATATGTTCTTCGGCGGAGGAGGACGCACCCGCGATCCGAATGCGCCGCAGCGAGGCAGCGATCTGCAGTACACGATGCAGATTGAATTCAAGGAAGCCGTCTTCGGCAAAGAGACGGATATTACGATTCCGCGGACAGAGCAGTGCGACACTTGCTTCGGAACCGGAGCCAAGCCTGGCACGAAGCCGGATACCTGCTCGGCCTGCCACGGATCGGGACAACAGGAAGTCGTGCAAAATACGGCGTTCGGCCGCATGGTCAACCGGCGTACTTGTACGGTATGTCAAGGCAAGGGCAAAATTATCCGCGAGAAATGCGGCACCTGCCATGGCAGTGGAACCGTGAAGAAGCAGCGCGTCATTCATGTGCGCATTCCGGCAGGGGTAGACGATGGAGCCCAACTTCGCATGAGCGGAGAAGGCGAGAGCGGATTGCGCGGCGGTCCGAACGGCGATTTGTACATTGTCATCCGCGTGAAGCCGCATGAATTTTTCGAACGCGACGGCGACGATATCTACTGCGAGGTGCCGCTCACATTCGCTCAGGCGGCGCTCGGCGACGAGATTGAGATCCCGACGCTGACGGAGAAGGTCAAGCTCAAAATTCCGGCCGGCACGCAGACAGGAACCTTCTTCCGACTGCGCGGCAAAGGCGTTCCGCGTCTGCGGGGCCACGGACAAGGCGATCAGCATGTCAAGGTTGTCATCGTGACGCCGACGAAGCTGAATGACGAACAGAAAGAGCTGCTCCGACAGTTCGCGGCGAGCGGCGGCGAGCACACGAACGGCGGGCACGAGGAATCGTTCTTCGATCGGATGAAGCGGGCGTTCCGGGGAGACTAGACCTCGGGCCCGCTTGAACACATGGTCCATATCATTTATCATACTCGTAAAAGTTCATCACATGGGTCGGAGATACGGATCAGGACCACAACTGCGCATAGAGGACACTCTGTGCGATCGTTGTGGTCCTTTTTTATTTTCGTCGAAGGAAAGACATGATTTCTAAGCAATCTGCTGTTTACATTCCGTTTATATTTGTCGTATATGATGGACTTCATAGCATAGTTGGCGTGTGTAAAGAGGAGTGGATGTTATGGAGAATCAAATCAATCAGACGAAAGGCTCGATAGGCAATTGGCGGCAATTTCTGAATCTCATTAATGAGACCAAGCCGTCCAAGCTCATGTTATTCGTCGCTTTGCTGATGAGCATCGGCGGGGCGGCCGTATCGCTCGTCATTCCGATGTTCACCAAGGGGATGGTGGACAACTTCGCCATGTCGCAGTTGGATACGATGCAGATTGCAGCGTTGGCGATCGCGTTTATTGTCCAGACGGTGGCCGCCGGCTTGTCCATCTATATGCTCAATCTTATCGGACAACGCGTCGTTGCGGGGTTGCGAGACCGGCTATGGAAGAAGATGCTGGTGCTCCCGGTGTCCTACTATGACCAGAACAAGACGGGCGAGACGGTCAGCCGCATTACGAATGATACGGGGATTGTAAAAGGGTTCATAACGGAGCATCTGTCCAGCTTCTTCACCGGCATCATCTCCGTCATTGGCTCGCTCATTGTACTGTTGTATCTCGATTGGCAAATGACGGTCATTATGCTCCTCGTTATACCGCTCGCCGCATTGGTGCTGTTCCCGCTTGGCAAGCAAATGTTCAACATATCCAAAGGATTGCAGGATGAGACGGCTTCTTTCACGGCCGTATTAAGTCAGGTGCTGTCGGAAATACGACTGGTGAAAGCATCCAATGCCGAAGCGAGGGAATACGAGAACGGGCGCAAGGCCATTACCCGTCTGCTTCGCTTCGGCATTAAGGAAGGCGTCGTGCAGGCGTTGATTTCGCCCATTATGTCGTTCGTGCTTATGGTGCTGCTTGTCGTCATTATTGGCTACGGCGGCATGCGCGTATCGTCCGGGGTGCTGACCGCAGGCGAACTGGTCGCCTTCATTTTGTACCTGATTCAGATTGTGATGCCGATGAGCCAGTTGTCCATGTTTTTCACGCAGCTTCAAAAGGCGATTGGTGCAACCGATCATATGATTGCGATTTTACAGGCGCCGGAAGAAGATCCTATGCATGGGAAAGAGGCCGGACAGGCGAATTTGCCGATTCATGCGGAGCATGTGCACTTTGCATATGCCGAAGGAGAGCCTATACTTGAAGACGTAAGCTTTACGATCAGTCCGGGCAAGGTAACGGCTATTGTCGGGCCTAGCGGGAGCGGCAAGACAACGCTGTTTTCCCTCATCGAGCGATTCTACTTGCCAACTTCCGGTGTCATCAAGCTGGGGAACGACGACATTAATGACTTCTCGCTGCATTCCTGGCGCGCTCTGATTGGCTATGTGTCGCAAGAGAGCCCGCTGATTGACGGGACGATTCGAGATAATATTTGTTACGGAATGAATCGGGATGTAACGGAAGAGGAG contains the following coding sequences:
- a CDS encoding ABC transporter ATP-binding protein, which translates into the protein MENQINQTKGSIGNWRQFLNLINETKPSKLMLFVALLMSIGGAAVSLVIPMFTKGMVDNFAMSQLDTMQIAALAIAFIVQTVAAGLSIYMLNLIGQRVVAGLRDRLWKKMLVLPVSYYDQNKTGETVSRITNDTGIVKGFITEHLSSFFTGIISVIGSLIVLLYLDWQMTVIMLLVIPLAALVLFPLGKQMFNISKGLQDETASFTAVLSQVLSEIRLVKASNAEAREYENGRKAITRLLRFGIKEGVVQALISPIMSFVLMVLLVVIIGYGGMRVSSGVLTAGELVAFILYLIQIVMPMSQLSMFFTQLQKAIGATDHMIAILQAPEEDPMHGKEAGQANLPIHAEHVHFAYAEGEPILEDVSFTISPGKVTAIVGPSGSGKTTLFSLIERFYLPTSGVIKLGNDDINDFSLHSWRALIGYVSQESPLIDGTIRDNICYGMNRDVTEEELKRAAAMAYADSFIEELTDGYDTEVGERGMKLSGGQRQRIAIARALLRNPRILMLDEATSSLDSKSEIVVQKALNNLMKGRTTLVIAHRLSTVVDADQILFIDKGKLTGCGTHEQLLESHSMYREFATQQLKIQEQHGA
- the dnaK gene encoding molecular chaperone DnaK — translated: MSKVIGIDLGTTNSCVAVMEGGEAVVIPNPEGARTTPSVVGFKKDGERIVGETAKRQAITNPDRTISSIKRHMGTTFPTTIDEKTYTPQEISAMILQKLKSDAEAYLGQTVTQAVITVPAYFNDSQRQATKDAGKIAGLEVLRIVNEPTAAALAYGADKEGDHTILVYDLGGGTFDVSILELGDGFFEVKATSGDNQLGGDDFDQVIIDYLVAEFKKDQGIDLSKDKAAVQRLKDAAEKAKKELSGVLTTTISLPFITVVDGVPQHLELNLTRAKFEELSAHLVERTLGPTRQAMQDAGMTPSDIDKIVLVGGSTRIPAVQEAIKKLTGKDPHKGVNPDEVVALGAAVQAGVLTGDVKDVVLLDVTPLSLGIETAGGVFTKMIERNTTIPTSKSQIFSTYADNQTSVEIHVLQGERSMAADNKTLGRFMLGDIPPAPRGVPQIEVTFDIDANGIVKVSAQDKGTGKMQNITITSSSGLNDEEIDRMMKEAELHAEEDKKRKEMVEVKNNADQLVYTTEKTLKDLGDKVDQAEIDKANEAKENVKKALESDNIDDIKAATEKLSEVVQQLSVKLYEQAAQAQQAGQEQANDGAAKKDNVVDADYEVVDEDKK
- the dnaJ gene encoding molecular chaperone DnaJ: MAQKRDYYEVLGVSKGAGEDEIKKAYRKLARQYHPDVNKAADAEEKFKEVKEAYDVLGDDQKRAMYDQYGHVDPNQGMGGGGFSGDFGGFGDIFDMFFGGGGRTRDPNAPQRGSDLQYTMQIEFKEAVFGKETDITIPRTEQCDTCFGTGAKPGTKPDTCSACHGSGQQEVVQNTAFGRMVNRRTCTVCQGKGKIIREKCGTCHGSGTVKKQRVIHVRIPAGVDDGAQLRMSGEGESGLRGGPNGDLYIVIRVKPHEFFERDGDDIYCEVPLTFAQAALGDEIEIPTLTEKVKLKIPAGTQTGTFFRLRGKGVPRLRGHGQGDQHVKVVIVTPTKLNDEQKELLRQFAASGGEHTNGGHEESFFDRMKRAFRGD